Proteins encoded within one genomic window of Meriones unguiculatus strain TT.TT164.6M chromosome 13 unlocalized genomic scaffold, Bangor_MerUng_6.1 Chr13_unordered_Contig_107, whole genome shotgun sequence:
- the LOC132650519 gene encoding RNA-binding protein 33-like — GSRAAVRRECQEKRAQKAPLSGGGPPRPPSTPLRPPPRPTTHPPSSPLPPSVTGRGGSYLRASGASAGPEAAGRRLAGPRGGAGRRHPESSASSCSVLRVLLLPLRVRVLRVLLLGPPRPPPAPPRQSPPRPPAPSSASPPAPPRPSPPRPPVSPPPSPPSPPCPPPSPPRPLQHQDQNLQHHQDQNLQHHQDQNLQHHQDQHQQHHQDQNLLHQHQHQDQNLHQPQHQHRHQHQQHQDQHQQHLLQPQDLNLRQHQDQHLLPASRPASGPESPSASGPASSPASAASSPASGPESSSPASGPASGPESPSASGPESPSASGPESSSSASGPASPASGPESQHLSSASSSSASGPASPASGPASPSSSASSSASAPASSLSIFFLSIRTSISFSIRTRTPSASSPASSSSASGPASPASGPESQHLSQHLLPQHQDQHLQHQDQNLSIFFRIFRPQHQDQHLSASASSSASAPASGSYPT; from the coding sequence ggaagccgGGCGGCCGTGCGCCGTGAATGCCAAGAGAAAAGGGCACAAAAAGCCCCATTGAGTGGCGGGGGGCCCCCTCGACCCCCCTCGACCCCCCTCCGCCCCCCTCCCCGTCCCACCactcacccaccctcctcccccctccccccgtccGTCACGGGGCGGGGAGGATCCTATTTAAGAGCCTCAGGCGCCTCTGCCGGCCCCGAAGCTGCTGGCCGGAGGCTCGCGGGGCCCCGGGGCGGTGCCGGCCGGCGGCATCCGGAGTCCTCCGCGTCCTCCTGCTCGGTCCTCCGCgtcctcctcctgcccctccgCGTCAGAGTCCTCCGCGTCCTCCTGCTCGGTCCTCCGCgtcctcctcctgcccctccgCGTCAGAGTCCTCCGCGTCCTCCTGCTCCGTCCTCCGcgtctcctcctgcccctccgcGTCCGAGTCCTCCGCGTCCTCCTGTGAGTCCTCCTCCGAGTCCTCCGAGTCCTCCGTGTCCTCCCCCGAGTCCTCCTCGTCCTCTTCAGCATCAGGACCAGAATCTCCAGCATCATCAGGACCAGAATCTCCAGCATCATCAGGACCAGAATCTCCAGCATCATCAGGACCAGCATCAACAGCATCATCAGGACCAGAATCTCCTGCATCAGCACCAGCATCAGGACCAGAATCTCCATCAGCCTCAGCACCAGCATCGTCACCAGCACCAACAGCATCAGGACCAGCATCAGCAGCATCTTCTCCAGCCTCAGGACCTGAATCTCCGTCAGCATCAGGACCAGCATCTTCTACCAGCATCAAGACCAGCCTCAGGACCTGAATCTCCGTCAGCATCAGGACCAGCATCTTCACCAGCATCAGCAGCATCTTCTCCAGCATCAGGACCTGAATCTTCTTCACCAGCATCAGGACCAGCATCAGGACCAGAATCTCCGTCAGCATCAGGACCTGAATCTCCGTCAGCATCAGGACCAGAATCTTCTTCCTCAGCATCAGGACCAGCATCTCCAGCATCAGGACCAGAATCTCAGCATCTTTCCTCAGCATCTTCTTCCTCAGCATCAGGACCAGCATCTCCAGCATCAGGACCAGCATCTCCATCTTCCTCAGCATCTTCCTCAGCATCAGCACCAGCGTCTTCACTCAGCATCTTCTTCCTCAGCATCAGGACCAGCATCTCCTTCAGCATCAGGACCAGAACTCCATCAGCATCTTCCCCAGCATCTTCTTCCTCAGCATCAGGACCAGCATCTCCAGCATCAGGACCAGAATCTCAGCATCTTTCCCAGCATCTTCTTCCTCAGCATCAGGACCAGCATCTCCAGCATCAGGACCagaatctcagcatcttcttccgCATCTTCAGGCCGCAGCATCAGGACCAGCATCTCTCAGCATCAGCATCTTCCTCGGCATCAGcaccagcatctggctcctaCCCCACGTGA